The Kocuria turfanensis genome contains the following window.
TGCCCGGCGGCCCGCTCCAGGAGCACGAGGACCTCGAGGCCTCCGCCGCCCGTTCCCTGCAGCTCACCACCGGCCTGCAGCCGGGCTACCTCGAGCAGCTCTACGCCTTCGGCGGGCTCACCCGCTCGGCCAACGCCGAGGAACGGGTGGTCTCGATCGTCTACTGGGCCTCGATCCGCGCCGACCAGGCCTCCGACCTCCACGTCGACCTCAACGTCACGTGGATGCGCGTGGCGGACCTGCCGCCACTGGCCTTCGACCACAGCGACATCGTGGACTACGCGGTCTACCGGCTGCGCAACAAGATCACGTACAGCCGCGTGGCCCACTCGTTCCTCGGCGAGACCTTCACCCTCGCCGAGCTCCGGGAGGTGCACGAGGCCATCCTCGGCACCGCCCTGGACCCCGCCAACTTCCGGCGCCAGGTGCTGGCCTCCGGCGCCGTCCTCGACACCGGCACCCGCCTGGAGGGCACCCGGCACCGCCCGCCCCGGCTCTACCGCTACGACTCCGACCTCGACCTCGCCGACCGCACCCCGGCCGGCCGCAGCACCCAGGAGCAGACATGACCTCCGTCGCCACCCGCATCGACCTGCTGACCGAGAAGCCCGCGAACCTGCCCGGCGCCTCTCCGGCCCCGAGCACGTGCAGCACCGCGCTCGGGACGAGCCCGTGGGACTTCGCCCCCACGGTCTCGGCCGGCTACGGCCCCGGCGCCTCCCAGGACGACGCCGTGCCCGCCGGCTCGCCCGCGCAGCCGGTCATCCCCGCCGAGTACCAGCAGGCCACCGCGGAGGAGCTCGACCGCCGCATCGCCGCCGCCAAGGCGATCCTGGGCGACCGCGTGGTGGTGCTCGGCCACTTCTACCAGCGCGACGAGGTCGTCAAGCACGCCGACTTCCTCGGCGACTCCTTCCAGCTGGCCCGCGCCGCGCGCAGCCGCCCGGAGGCGGAGGCCATCGTCTTCTGCGGCGTGCACTTCATGGCCGAGACCGCCGACATCCTCTCCGGCGACCACCAGTCGGTGATCCTGCCCAACCTCGCCGCCGGCTGCTCCATGGCGGACATGGCCGACGAGGACTCCGTCGAGGAGGCGTGGGAGCAGCTCATGGACGTGCTCGGGGAGACCGACGACGACGGCCGGCAGACCGTGATCCCGGTGACCTACATGAACTCGTCCGCGGCGCTCAAGGCGTTCTGCGGCCGCCACGGCGGCATCGTCTGCACCTCCTCCAACGCCGCCACCGTGTTGGAGTGGGCGTTCGAGCGCGGCCGGCGGGTGCTCTTCTTCCCGGACCAGCACCTGGGCCGCAACACCGCCAAGGCCATGGGGATCCCGCTGGAGCAGATGCCGATGTGGAACCCCCGCCACGACCTGGGCGGCAGCACCGCGGACCAGCTGGCCGACGCCAAGGTCATCCTGTGGCACGGCTTCTGCTCGGTGCACCGCCGCTTCACCGTCGCCCAGATCGAGCAGGCCCGCACCGAGCACCCGGACGTGCGGGTGATCGTGCACCCGGAGTGCCCCATGCCCGTGGTCGACGCCGCGGACGAGTCCGGTTCCACCGACCACATCCGCAAGGCGGTCGAGGCCGCCGAGCCCGGCAGCACCTTCGCGATCGGCACCGAGATCAACCTGGTCAACCGGCTCGCCGACGAGCACCCGGAGCACACCATCTTCTGCCTGGACCCGGTGATCTGCCCGTGCTCCACGATGTACCGGATCCACCCCGGCTATCTCGCCTGGGTGCTCGAGGAGCTCGTGGCCGGCCGGGTGATCAACCGGATCGCGGTGGACCCCATCACCGCCCGGGACGCCGAGGTGGCGCTCGAGCGCATGCTGGCGGCGCTTCCGCGGTGAGCACGACCCCGTTCCCCCGCGTGCTCGTGGTGGGCAGCGGCATCGCCGGGCTCATCACCGCCCTCGCGGCCGCCGGCCGCGGGCTCGACGTGGTGCTGCTGAGCAAGGACCGCCTGGACGAGACCAACACCGTCCGCGCCCAGGGCGGGATCGCCGCCATGACGGCCGGCCTCCCGGGCGGGCAGGCCCGGGACTCCGTGGCCCTGCACGTCCGGGACACCCTCGGGGCCGGGGCCGGCACCTGCGACGACGACGCCGTGCGCGTGCTCGTGCAGGACTCGGCCGCCGCCATCACCGCCCTGGTGCAGCACGGCGTCGCGTTCGACCGCGCGGGCGGCCCGGGCTCCCCATGGGTGGAGGGCCTCGAGGGCGCCCACTCCGTGCCCCGCATCCTGCACGCCGGCGGGGACGCGACCGGCCGGGAGATCCAGCGCGCCCTCGTGGCGGCAGCACTGGACGCCGAGACCTCCGGACGGCTGGACGTCCTCCGGCACACGATGCTCGTGGACCTGGTCACGGACCACCACGGGAGCGTGCGGGGAGCACTCGTCCTCGACGGCGACCGGCTGCGCGAACTGCGGGCGGACGCCGTGGTGCTGGCCACCGGCGGGGCCGGACAGCTCTATCCCCACACCACGAACCCCGCGGTGGCCACGGGCGACGGCATCGCCGCGGCCCTGCGCGCGGGAGCCGTCGTCGCGGACCTCGAGTTCGTGCAGTTCCACCCCACCGCCCTCGCCGCTCCCGGCTGCTTCCTGGTCTCCGAGGCCGTGCGCGGCGAGGGTGCGGTGCTGCGGGACGCCACCGGACGGCGCTTCCTGGAGGACGCGCACCCGCTCGCCGAGCTCGCCCCGCGGGACGTCGTGGCCCGCGAGATCGTCCGCCGGTCGCTCGCCCAGGGAGGCCGGCCGGTGCTGCTCGACTGCACCGCCATGACCGCTCCGGCCGGCGCCGGGCACGCGGGGCCGGACACTGCCGAGCACCTGGCGCGCCGGTTCCCCACGATCGACGCCGCCGTGCGGGCCCACGGCGTGGACTGGTCCCGGGAACCGGTCCCCGTCACCCCGGCGGCGCACTACCTCATGGGCGGGATCACGACTGACGACCGCGGCCGCACGAGCGTCCCGGGCCTGTACGCCGTGGGCGAGTGCGCGGCCACGGGCGTGCACGGCGCCAACCGGCTGGCCTCCAACTCGCTGCTGGAGGGCGCCGTGTTCGGCGCCCGGACCGCCG
Protein-coding sequences here:
- the nadB gene encoding L-aspartate oxidase, whose protein sequence is MSTTPFPRVLVVGSGIAGLITALAAAGRGLDVVLLSKDRLDETNTVRAQGGIAAMTAGLPGGQARDSVALHVRDTLGAGAGTCDDDAVRVLVQDSAAAITALVQHGVAFDRAGGPGSPWVEGLEGAHSVPRILHAGGDATGREIQRALVAAALDAETSGRLDVLRHTMLVDLVTDHHGSVRGALVLDGDRLRELRADAVVLATGGAGQLYPHTTNPAVATGDGIAAALRAGAVVADLEFVQFHPTALAAPGCFLVSEAVRGEGAVLRDATGRRFLEDAHPLAELAPRDVVAREIVRRSLAQGGRPVLLDCTAMTAPAGAGHAGPDTAEHLARRFPTIDAAVRAHGVDWSREPVPVTPAAHYLMGGITTDDRGRTSVPGLYAVGECAATGVHGANRLASNSLLEGAVFGARTAEALAGDLRADDTRRPHSTRSQSAATAELRAEGTDRTRPGPPRAVRRHPARLAPGGVLALPDPAEADVPFDRQAFQAAMWAGAGVLRDGPGLEALVRRLDALRPPAALSRSAVEDRNLLTVGRAVAAAALHRTESRGAHFREDCPVPEPARAGRAFWRRSRVAPRNGHRPATSTYAHNDMFERISAC
- the nadA gene encoding quinolinate synthase NadA encodes the protein MTSVATRIDLLTEKPANLPGASPAPSTCSTALGTSPWDFAPTVSAGYGPGASQDDAVPAGSPAQPVIPAEYQQATAEELDRRIAAAKAILGDRVVVLGHFYQRDEVVKHADFLGDSFQLARAARSRPEAEAIVFCGVHFMAETADILSGDHQSVILPNLAAGCSMADMADEDSVEEAWEQLMDVLGETDDDGRQTVIPVTYMNSSAALKAFCGRHGGIVCTSSNAATVLEWAFERGRRVLFFPDQHLGRNTAKAMGIPLEQMPMWNPRHDLGGSTADQLADAKVILWHGFCSVHRRFTVAQIEQARTEHPDVRVIVHPECPMPVVDAADESGSTDHIRKAVEAAEPGSTFAIGTEINLVNRLADEHPEHTIFCLDPVICPCSTMYRIHPGYLAWVLEELVAGRVINRIAVDPITARDAEVALERMLAALPR
- a CDS encoding NUDIX hydrolase, with the translated sequence MIAQNVALAVSTVIFAARDTGPDGRKELWLPLVRRIRDPFRGMWALPGGPLQEHEDLEASAARSLQLTTGLQPGYLEQLYAFGGLTRSANAEERVVSIVYWASIRADQASDLHVDLNVTWMRVADLPPLAFDHSDIVDYAVYRLRNKITYSRVAHSFLGETFTLAELREVHEAILGTALDPANFRRQVLASGAVLDTGTRLEGTRHRPPRLYRYDSDLDLADRTPAGRSTQEQT